A stretch of Nitrospira sp. DNA encodes these proteins:
- a CDS encoding DUF393 domain-containing protein, whose product MSCRHYSLPWAHRQWPLERLIGRMVACGVMTGVETSCPLDSHRPSLLIYDGQCRLCVTAKQGLERAGLGAAGSGLRMIPYESAEASAVLGDRYRPGPPAMALLVHPSGLVSQGIEAFLPLVPGIPGGRTVGWMLRWTVVRVLAERVYRWMARHRYRLFGAVQSCGSRSLSR is encoded by the coding sequence GTGTCATGTCGGCACTATAGCCTGCCGTGGGCGCATCGGCAATGGCCGCTTGAGCGGCTGATTGGCCGGATGGTAGCCTGCGGGGTCATGACCGGCGTGGAAACTTCGTGCCCGTTGGATTCGCATCGTCCCAGCCTGCTCATTTATGACGGGCAGTGCCGGCTGTGTGTCACGGCGAAGCAGGGCCTGGAGCGAGCTGGCTTGGGAGCGGCCGGGTCCGGCTTGCGGATGATTCCCTACGAGAGTGCGGAGGCGTCGGCCGTCTTGGGGGACCGGTATCGTCCTGGTCCTCCCGCTATGGCCCTGTTGGTGCATCCGTCTGGACTGGTATCACAGGGAATCGAGGCCTTTCTCCCGCTCGTTCCGGGGATTCCTGGCGGGCGGACTGTTGGCTGGATGCTGCGGTGGACGGTGGTGCGGGTATTGGCCGAGCGAGTCTATCGCTGGATGGCCAGACACCGGTATCGGCTCTTCGGTGCGGTGCAATCGTGCGGTTCACGTTCTCTTTCTCGATAG